The nucleotide window GTTCATGGAAAATTCTACCTCGATTCAAGAAATGTTTAGGCTTGTTTCAGAGCAATTCACGATCATGTTTAGGCGAAAGGCATTCTTGCATTGGTACACTGGGGAGGGATGGATGAGATGGAGTTTACAGAGGCTGAAAGTGACATGAATGATTTGGTTTCAGAGTATCAACAATATCAAGAGGCAGCTGCAGAGGAGGAGTATGATGAGGAGGCGGCGatggagaattttatttttatttatacgCTCACATctgttttttcaaattatggAAGTttatgagaaaaaggaaaagctaaAGAGAGATCAATGTGACCAAGCCCTCTTGATCATAATGCAGAGCAAGTAAAATCAGATAATGAAAAAAGTTCACATCCCTGAATgatttttgtccttttttttttttatgttttttgtaacacttcgtattttagtgtatttttttaattgaatgattatttgtttttaatttaaaaattgattctcttgttttaaatttttagattttagtgggtttatttttataatttttattaatttgtgaaaattaaatttgacatgtttccttaatattaataattgttatgcatttgaatttctcttaatttaaattagtttgtgggttttaaaattattgtattgttggatttaattattttattttacttagtcactgtgtttaaatttattttatttaaaactgttgtgttgaaataatttttcgttggaattttgtgacccaagtggtgagttttagacctcatttatttcccttcatttttctttttccactttctttttctcttttctcttttttcttctttctttttttttttcttccttttctggAACTGCTCCCTCCCGCGCGCGACgccctctccccgtgcgttttccttcctctcccagCCCGCCGCCATGCGCCTCAGTCCGGCGATACCGCCCAgcccacggccttccccaccctccggcgaccacctcccttcaatctcagcccctctagTGTTGTCGTCTACCCCCATGCGCAACGCTatgccgcggcattccttgtgctcgcgccaccaccggccaccatttcttcaccacttcatcgtcaacctcctagcaacctagtgcacccatccttggctccgatctatcaccggtgaagccccatctatctccatctccgatttgagcattttggccttaaaccgccgcccacgccaccacccacggccaaccaccaccaccactagtttcaccgacatccctaagccctaccctagcaatatcgggtcttggtttgtcaccATTCAAAAGTGgttttttgagacccacggccacagtgcttttggcactgttttgttgctacgttgctgcttctagcacctccgtgatctttcaaaaattatattatagcattgtaagtattttctcaaagaacttttgagatttaaatgtattttcacgctaactcatatttactgtgaattggttggttgtgccggactgagtccgaggagtaagggggtcggttggattggatgattgagttgttggtgtgattggtttatgttgtgagatttgttggctgtttcgagtttaaatattgatgtttcGTGTTTGACGTggattatggtggatattggtgattttaggaagtgatgatatattttgggattatgaacgttttaagttttgaggaattaaaatagattatttaagaagcttaggcttaaatatcaaaatccgtgattgattgaaaacttacggaaattatgtgattatttttataagtgacgatttatagtcgactcgacatttttgaggaaatttctaaaaagctaagttgctcaggtaagcggggttcatatactagttttgcataaaagaaattaaatgaggttgactttgaaaatatgcatgtttgtttctttaaaagaactataaaaatgacctcagatgtttattctgcatatgcataaattcaatataagagaaagtgtttttctgtcatgactggagtagacatgagctagttttgtgtattttgtttctgaactatgcaaaagagcgaatatgaaaatctaaaagttttgttatgaacaaatgaaaatattttgattctgtttatctcgaacatgtgaagtgatctaaagctattaagtattttttttttatatgatgtgtcatctgaaaaccttggcataaagttctgattctgtatatgatggtgatctgattccgatgatatctgttctgttttctgttaaggcccagccacgagtataatgatggtttataaccctaccacgggggtgaaacatggtatacgacccagccacgggtataatggtggtttataaccctaccacgggggttaaacatggtatttgtccctatgtgatgctaagagatgatatgattataatgtttcagtttggaaatgccaatggattttatttttgggaacaagtttgtttttctgaaaatttcgctccgatgttttgtaacaagttttgtttatgcattctgaaagaaaatatgttgtttttgcattctaaaagaaaatttgttgtttctgcattctgaaagtaaatgtcttgttctgcataccgaactttataaatgctcatgtttacatgctagtatatgctctctgcttactgagtcgttgataactcacccccttatctccataatatttttcagatattatgatggttcagctgatgatcaagattatgaggcattgggtgagatgatttaagtgtagtgattcaagcataggaagtttttatgagtattgttgaattttattaagaaattttattgtgttgtgatgacttggcattttagaaaattggttatattgaggaaattagattgaatcaaattttctaaatgatattgggaatttggagtctatttttttatattgttggaatgtgagtttaagtgctaggaagtaactctccgacccgtgcaggaccggggcgttacatttttATTCTAGAATTGTTGATTAAATTTTGTAGTAATTACAAAACCTCGTTAAAATAAGAGAGGAATTGGAATATAGGGCTCAAGTATAACTTCTTGCATTGGCACTGTTCCCATAAATTCGTAGATTCCAACACCGCATATCACTCAAACAAGAGCAACTTAAAAAGAGTTGAAAGACAcctaaaatatttacattaaaGTTGAGAATTAAGAAGGTTACATGTAGCCAAAGTCTTATAGCTTGATTGACATAACTCCAACTTTCAAAAAAGACGTCTAGAGTTCGAAAAACTCCCTCCctcaaatgtataaaaaaaaaaaaaatttacttcttggAGTAAAGGCTGTACGTGAccaaaatgtaaataaaatattaatctagaCATCAACTCCACAATAgggcaataaattttattggaaaggaaaaaattatagaatacaAAAACAGGTGTTTAGCCATACCAATTGGGTTGTACATAAATTACAAGCATTATGCATCTTCTATTCACTAGGGCTGTGCATAATGGGTCATAAGCCCGATCCGTCCGAAATAACCGACCTCTCCAACCCTTGAAAGATGGGTTCATCGGGTCATTAGCATGATACCAGGTTTTACTAAAAACAACCCGTCGAATCCGTCGATACTGACTCTGAGCTGAAGACGAAAACACTTGAGACGAAAACACTCTCTTCTCTCCACTGCGGAAACCCTAGTCACTGTTGCCATTCTCTGTCACCATTTGCCGTCGCTGGTCGCAGAGGTCATCGCAGACGGGTgcgttatctctctctctttctctagtTCTAACTTGGAGCTTTGTTTGGTGCtctgtgtgtgcgtgcgtgtgtcTGATAGGTAAGCAAGGGAAACGGATTTACACTTTGGCTGTACCAATCAAACACTCCCTTGGGCTGGGAATCTACATGTTTGATCCCAATCAGAAAATTGTTGGTTCACTACTTGATTTGGCTTATTATCTTGATTTGggtatattcaagaaaaaaaaaaaaaacactagtaGTGTTGGTTCACTACTCGAGAAATGAAAATCACAGGAAAATAATGAATGCTTTGAGTAGTGAGGCATGGGAAACCTTTGGTAATCATTTGAAGGGATATTTTATACAGTTCATATGGTGGTACCGGGGTCTTTGGCTAGTGCAAATATAGTTTGAAGATCCCTATAATTACTCTGGTCAGAGCGTTCCTTATTTGTTAATAGGCCATTATTTGTTAGAAAAAAATCTACTCGACTACCGGTCTAGTATCGCACACCACACTCCCGAACCGGTCTGTGGTCCCACGTCACGGTTCCCTCTCACCCATCACTCCCCCAACCTTCCCTCAACCTTCCTCTTCTCATCCAGACTCGAGCCTTCTTCTTTCTCACCCCCAATGCCCATCACTTCTCCCTCACAGATGCCCATCTCTCTCGCTCTCAAACTCCAGACATCGCAGACAGACCCAAAGCTTCTCTCCCTTTCTGCCCTCTGCGCCACTCTATCACTTTCAACAACCACGATGTCATCTTCTCTCTTCGTCGTCGTCGAGAACTCTGTGTGTGAGCCCTCGATGATGCTCAGTCGTTTGACTATTAATCCCAGCTCGCCTCTCATGCTCATTTCCACTTCAGCCAGCATCTCAGATTGCCATCATTGGCTTCTGAAACTTCGAGCGGTTCCTGGCAACCACGCTTGTCCGCCAAGGCCACATCGTACTCGCCCACTCTCGCTCTGACTACTTCGATGCCGCCAAGTCCCTTggcttttccttctttttcgaCCCCCACGACCTTGTGAAGAACACCCAGAAGTCATTCTGCTCTGTACATCTGTAATCTTCACCGAATGGGTCCtcagctctctccctctccagTGACTCAAGCGTAGCACCTTGTTCGTTGACGTTCTTTCTATCAAGGTCTCCCAGAGACATACTTCTCGAACTTTTGCCCTCCGATTTCGATGTGATTTGCTCTCACCCAATGTTCGGACCCCAAAGCACTAGACACAACTGGAACAGACTTGCCTTTGTTTACGAGAAGGTTCAAATTGGCGACGAAGAATCGAGGATTTCGCGGTGCGAGGAGTTCCTCGATATTTTCACAATAGAAGGGTGTAGGATGGTGGAGATGTGTAAAGATTCTTTCTGAGTATGGCAATTCTTGCTTAAAGGCAATAAATACGGGCTTGTAGATGACGGTCGGTGATGATGTCGGAAGCACTACCAATCGGGCAGAGCGGTGAAGTCGTGGAGAATGACAACGATCGGGGAAGAAAGGGGGAGAACGCGGGGTGAGAGATTTtgtatcccaaaataaaaacgtacactttaattaaaaaaaaaaagcaaatgacATGTTGGTCCAGCGTGCGGAGGTTGCGGAATAGGAGGTGGTTGTGTAGAAGAATTGTATTTGTTAATACTCATGTACATGTAAATCAAATAGGTCTAAGGGGGCaaatagaagagagagatattagagatttgaaaaagaaattggatAATTAATGTAGATGACAGAGATTTGGCTAGTCATTAGTGGAGTTTTAGGTTCTTTTATTTCCACTATGATAAAGAAAGGATTAGAGATCATAAGGGTGGCAACCAGGAAACATAACAACTGAAAATAAACTATTTGTTGCTAAATGTGTTGTGGTTTTGTTGGAGAATGTATGTAACCCAAAATAAGCTAGCTCTACTGTCTTGCTCTGCCTGCACCCCTCCCTACacacccaaaagaaaaaaaaaatataattgttattttagaaaatgaaatccatatatgaaaaatagcaCACCTAGAGagtctttttccttttagggaTACTAGTTTTCCATGGGGACAGTGACCTTCTTTTAATCCCAGGTGAACAGCTAGAAAGGCAGTGTATACTAAGAAAGAATTAGAAAGAAATGGCAAGCCAAGACAGCCGTTGAAGTGAGTGCTGGATCTTGAAACATGTGCAGCACTACTTACTCAACAGTCAAACTCCATGTTCATTGAGTAACTGGTGCAAGTACCAGAGCATGATGATATAAAGgaaatatacaaaacaaatggttatgttttgatttcatcAAGTAAAGAAATGGAGCATTTGCTGAAAAGGTTTAACTGTTTAGCACTTTTCCTACCACTTTTTCTTTGACATCATgctggaaaaagagaaagaaaagttaTCTTATAACCAAGCTAAACGCTCTAATACACGCACtgatgagaatgcaaagtgtcatatttttctctcttaatgtttagtcttttatacttatttggtgcctaaatttacttattattcttatatttttattttggaagcaAATGGAGTCGTTTAATGCAAAACGAAGCTAATTGGGAGATTCTGGATAGTTTCGACACTGCTTCGAAATCTGAGTATAACTCTCTCATCCGAGCTCCTATTGAGATAAAACAAGAAGCAATGGAACACCAAGACAAATATCTACAACTTTCATGTTTTGAGGTTTGAAAGATACTGGCTTCATAAAGGTCGAAATCGGGTTTGAAGTTGACGCACCTGCACTATTGACAACGTTCGGCCTTATCGTGCAATTCAAATGTGCGATTTAATTGCAGACGTTTTGGAGATCTAGTGCACGAAAGTTACAGCTGGAAAGCACCACTTTCCTAGTTATATtaggactctattttatttttaatattttccttaattaagtcagatttggatatggttatttgaagatgatgtttagaatattttaggagatttggtagGATTCTATAAAAGGGGCATGAAcgtgtaaaaggaaaaaaatcatcagactagggcatctctctcccctcttctctaACTTTTCCTTCTAGTTTTCATGATGGTTTTGTGtggctaaactttcataattggtcGAAGGAAATAGAAACCTCGGAATCAATAAAATTGTGAgatctgatttgtttttagtATTCAATTTATGCCTTGAGTATCGAATGTTTTTCTATGtctattttcatgattgtctcatttaattactaggaggcttactagtttattattcgtTGCAATCTATTGCTAGATTAGACATCAAATCCGTAATTGTTTGATCCctctaatttgtgaagcaactaagatttgatgatttgctgcgccagaaattattagatcttagGAAGAACGCTCGACGAAATTAAATGCAACTACTCGTGCTTGTGCTGTTTAGCTTCAtcgatctctctaattcttaaggTTGCTACTAGATTAAATATTTAGCGCTTGTCTTGGGTTGTTTAGTGGTTAAGGTTAATTAGAtcgcttgttttctaattaactacgactaaggagagataggaaaataattccaatggtgaatattcaaagtatgaattaatatatatttgcatcgatGATCAGTTGTAAAATTCCGATGGCAgatgttgacttagaccaaggtttgttcttttgattgatttcgatactttaatttgaattgtttcttagttgttcttcttaaaattgttttcgttatactcaaaccccccccccccaatcctTGTTTACATAGAATAAAAATAGGCTAAATACTCTCCGCGGGAACGATCCTTACTTGCACTACTACAAgtatttttaggagtataggTTTGATTTTTGGTTGCCTACTACAGCACACCAAATTTTGGCGTCATTGCCGGGGATTGATTCTAGTTGATTTTTGTGCTTCTTGTGATCCTTATTTCgttcttgaaatttttgaaaaaaaaatcgttaattttcgatagttatttttattactctagACTTTTCCtgatttgtttttcatggtTTATTAGAATTTCCTTGATTGTTTATGATTGTAACTCTATCTTCTAATCAAGGTGATTTTCAGTACGATCCATAAATAGAGAGAACTTTGTGCAGGTTAAGGAAGGAAGGTCGGAGAAATTCTGAAATGAACGATCTGACTCTTAATTCCCTATTTGCTAGCGATTCTGATTTAGAAGAGGAGGAAGTCATGGCTGGAAATCGAACTTTGAAAAAGCTTGCCGCTCCTGATTTGAATCAACAATCTTTATGCATAACGTTCCCTACTTTAGATGCTACTActacttttgaattaaaatctGGACTAATACATCTCTTGCCCAGTTTTCATGGCCTTGCAGGTGAAGATCCTCACAAGCATTTAAAGGAGCTTCATGTGGTATGTACGAGTATGAAACCCACTGGGTGACTAAAGcgtaaattaaattaagagccTTTCCGTTTTCTTTGAAGGATTCGGCTAAGGATTGGTTCTATTATCTACCTTCCAGGAGTATTGTCACATGGAACGAGATGAAGAGGTTggttttggagaaatattttcCAGCTTCAAGGGCAGCCAACATTCGAAAGGAAATTTGTGATATAAGGCAGCACAATGAAGAGTCCCTACATGAATACTGGgaacattttaagaaattctGTGCAAGCTGCCcccatcatcaaattagtgaGCAGCTACTCATCCAGTATTTCTATGAGGGCCTTCATTCCACTGATAGGAGCATGATTGATGCTGCTAGTGGAGGAGCTTTAGTGGATAAAACTCCTGAGGCCGCGAGAAacttgattgcaaatatggcgGTCAATTCTCAACAATTTGGCACTAGGCTTGACCTTCCATCTAAGCATGTTAGTAAGGTAAATATTTCCTCCCTTGAACAAAAAATTTGAGTCTAACTTCTCTTGTTTGTCAAATGGCTGTAGGTAATATGCAAACGGCGAACGCTTGTGGGATTTGTTCGGTAGTAGGGCATCCAACCGATATGTGCCCAACTCTTCAAGAGGAGCCCATTGAGCAAGTGAATGCGGCGGGTGGTTTTCCTGGACAACCGCAAAGGAAGTATAATCCCTATTCGAACACGTATAACCCGAGATGGAGGGATCACCCCAATCTTAGCTATGGGAATCCATAAGTAAATCAGCCCGCGACTCAAAACCGCCCAAGTTACCAGCAATATAAGCAACCATACCCTCCTAGACAACAACCGAGCCAAACTTCTAATTCTAGTATGTCTTTAGAAGATATTGTTAAGTCTCTTGCCACTAACACTTTGCAATTTCAACAGGAGACGAGGGCCAGTATTCAAAGTTTGGACAATCAGATGGGCCAGATGGCAACTGCAATTAGTCAGCTAGAGGCGCAAAGTTCGAGGAAATTACCCTCTCAAACGGTAGTAAAtccaagagaaaatgaaagtgcAATTGTTTTGAGAAGTGGTAAAGAGGTTGAGATTCCAGTAAAGGTAGCACCTGCATCGTCGAagcaagaaaaggagaaaaacgtCGTTGCAAATGGGAACGTTCCCAATGACGATGACGTACCTAAGTGTAAGTTTCCACCTCTTTCTGATTATAAACAAGTACTTCATTTTCCTCAGGCTTTAGTAAAATCTAGAAAAGATGAGcaaaataaagatttatatgaGACTTTTCGTAGATGCGAGGTAAATATTCCACTTTTAGATGCTATTAAACATGTACCTTGTTATGCTAAATTCCTGAAAGAACTGTGTACAACTAAGAGGAGACAGAAACTTAAAGGATGTGAGAAGGTGAGAGTAGGGGAGAATGTTTCTGCAGTTATTCAAAGAAAACTCCATGCGAAGTGCAAAGATCCAGGTATGTTTACTATCCCTTGTATGATAGGTAACACTAGATTTGAGAAGGCCATGATAGATTTAGGAGCTTCTATCAATGTCATGTCATATTCTATATATGCTTCTTTGAAATTTGGACCTTTGAATAAAACTGGTATTGTGATTCAATTGGCTGATAGATCTAATGTCTATCCTAAGGGTGTAGTTGAGGATGTTCTTGTGCAAATTAATGATTTGGTTTTCCCTGTTGATTTCTATGTGCTTGATATGGAAAATGGTGATCAAACTGCTCCTATTTTGTTAGGAAGACCATTCTTAAAGACATCCAAGACCAAGATAGATGTTCATAGTGGTACACTTACCATGAAATTTGATGGtgaaattattaagtttaatatttatgatgccATGAAATAT belongs to Juglans regia cultivar Chandler chromosome 8, Walnut 2.0, whole genome shotgun sequence and includes:
- the LOC108990986 gene encoding LOW QUALITY PROTEIN: uncharacterized protein LOC108990986 (The sequence of the model RefSeq protein was modified relative to this genomic sequence to represent the inferred CDS: inserted 1 base in 1 codon; substituted 1 base at 1 genomic stop codon) — encoded protein: MNDLTLNSLFASDSDLEEEEVMAGNRTLKKLAAPDLNQQSLCITFPTLDATTTFELKSGLIHLLPSFHGLAGEDPHKHLKELHVVCTSMKPTGXTKAXIKLRAFPFSLKDSAKDWFYYLPSRSIVTWNEMKRLVLEKYFPASRAANIRKEICDIRQHNEESLHEYWEHFKKFCASCPHHQISEQLLIQYFYEGLHSTDRSMIDAASGGALVDKTPEAARNLIANMAVNSQQFGTRLDLPSKHVSKETRASIQSLDNQMGQMATAISQLEAQSSRKLPSQTVVNPRENESAIVLRSGKEVEIPVKVAPASSKQEKEKNVVANGNVPNDDDVPKCKFPPLSDYKQVLHFPQALVKSRKDEQNKDLYETFRRCEVNIPLLDAIKHVPCYAKFLKELCTTKRRQKLKGCEKVRVGENVSAVIQRKLHAKCKDPGMFTIPCMIGNTRFEKAMIDLGASINVMSYSIYASLKFGPLNKTGIVIQLADRSNVYPKGVVEDVLVQINDLVFPVDFYVLDMENGDQTAPILLGRPFLKTSKTKIDVHSGTLTMKFDGEIIKFNIYDAMKYPRDDNSIYSINVIDSLAHEVFELDGKDGLKVAISKHLEKENEELALSTDLSLPTVLQAPIPDLKPLPSYLKYVFLGDGGTLPVIISSELSAPQEEKLVQEVATIRVEEIRNDAYESARIYKEKTKAFHDKIISRKEFKIGQKVILYHSGLRLFPGKLCSHWIGPFVVTNVLPTGAVEIQSLATSKVFKVNDHRLKTFYEGFHVENVAKLDLEDPIYTN